The Humulus lupulus chromosome 7, drHumLupu1.1, whole genome shotgun sequence region ctcatgtacgtagagaaaaaccctaatccaaaaccctagctataaagaccccttcattttacaagaggagGGACGAACAAAGGATATAGCAAAAAACTCTACTAagatctctctagcttcatcttcttcaagagaacccgagagaaacattgtgagcgtgtgaagttcttatgcaccagccatcttactgtaatcttttccaagtataataacatcgactcgtggactagggcttgttaacgtctgaaccacgtaaaaacactgtttgtttagttacatttcagtatttctacagttcttatctttttattattctgttagttattcgtttccgaaaaactcggtaaacaccatccatacaggagggtagagcccacaatcatttatttggacttacttgcatgcatgaatagagctattattgctaggcatgcttattatgattcagtgacctgttattacctgttcatgagcatattgagttttcttgttgagcctcggttcacgggtgctatgtggtgcaggtaaaggcaaaagaaagttggaccatcattgagttagagagcttaggtgacaatgtgtacttatgcggctgctcgaccaccacaaccgagggattaaagaggaactagggttaaaccttattttgccgcttaggtcggctggttgtaaatcttttattgtaattaacctttaaaatatattttgggatcccaatgtatacagtaaacgttttagtgaaacgttgtatctttaaccaaatttttttttaccctaaatcgttaatcacatttagttacacgattatgcccaaataactcgtttagcgagtttagcactgtttaaaatgcacactgtaacagTCTCTggatagtagggcattacaaagagGCTTGGCTAGTGAGGGAGATAGTGGGGTATTTTATGGAAATAAAAGTAAGTTGAgagttaaatttaaattaatagaaGATTTTAAAATATGGCTGACATGGCATGCCAAGTGTGAGTGTAAAAATAGTGTGTGATTTGGAGGTGTATTTATTATTGCTGAGATAGATATTGACTTTTTGAAGATGGTGGGCTTGGCCTTTGAGATTTATTAGAGCTGGAAAATCGGGCCTTAAATTGTGCTGTCTTGGACTTATCATCTTTTTCTTTCACACTTTCATTTTTATCAATTTTGCTTCAAATCTGAAATTTAACACAAAATTAGAATAAAtcaaatattctattaaataattttttgtaCTTAaactcatgaaaataaataatttaattctaATTATTCCTCCAAATAACACCTAAAAATATACAATTTTTGCACATGAATCAGTGTGTAAATGTGATTTATTggttattaaattaattatttttttgggttattttttacACTATTAGTGTAACTATATTTTAGTCATTTATTTGTACATACTTCACATATAAATTTTAAGTTATTGAAAAAATcccttaatattttatttttttgtattttatttttgaaaatgccctaatattttattaaaaaatacacATATTAACAAAGCATATGGTAATAATGAAGACAAAGATTTTTATCTTTTTAGTTTGGGCCTTTGAACTCTTTTAAATCAGTCCACGAGGGCAAAAAGGCCGATGAAGCAACCGGATCCATCTAGAATGCTCTCAAAGCAGATAGAAAAAAAATAGACAAGCGGTTTGTAGAATCTCTGAGAAAGTACTGGATTTCTTCTCATCTATACTATAAATTCAGAGACGGACTCGTTCATTTCCCAGACCGAGACAGACACAGAATCAAGTAATCCAATCAAGCACAACCTTTCTCAGCTACCCAAGTTTTCTATACCCagaccaagtaaaaaaaaaatggcaATGATTCCAAGCTTGTTCGGTGGTCGAAGGAGCAACATCTTCGACCCGTTCTCTCTGGACGTGTGGGATCCTTTCAAGAACTTTCCTCTCTCCGTCCCCGATGTCTCGAGGGAGACTTCTGCCATGGTCAACGCTCGAGTTGATTGGAAAGAAACTCCGGAGGCTCACGTGTTCAAGGCCGATGTACCCGGGCTGAAGAAGGAAGAGGTGAAGGTGGAGGTCGAAGAGGACCGAGTGCTGCAGATCAGCGGCGAGAGGAACGTGGAGAAGGAAGACAAGAACGACACTTGGCACAGAGTGGAACGC contains the following coding sequences:
- the LOC133791173 gene encoding 18.5 kDa class I heat shock protein-like, encoding MAMIPSLFGGRRSNIFDPFSLDVWDPFKNFPLSVPDVSRETSAMVNARVDWKETPEAHVFKADVPGLKKEEVKVEVEEDRVLQISGERNVEKEDKNDTWHRVERSSGKFFRRFRLPENAKLDQVKACMENGVLTITVPKEEVKKPDVKAIDISG